The sequence below is a genomic window from Thermoflavifilum sp..
GATAGAACTGCCCGGATTAAGGGTATTGCACCCGACCAGGATGGAAAAATCACGGTAAAAATCATCAATGCTTATGGTACTGATTATGCCATCCTTGGTGCCATGGTTATTCAGGCTTATGATGATTATGATGACAATGGTCAGCTGAAAGCAACGCAACCAGGAAGTCCATACATGTATATGAAATTGGCCCACAGTATCTTGAATACGAGTCAAACTCAGGCTATAGCCTATCCAAATCCTTTCCATAATACCCTGCATGTGGGTATTCCTGTCGAAAAATCCGGTGAAACCTATCAGCTCAGGTTGCTGGGAATCAACGGAGAAGTGATATATGAACAATCGCTGGGTGCATTGCCCCAGGGCATGAATGATATCCGCTTGAACCTGTCTGGGAAACAACTATCTGACGGCATGTATCTCCTCAACATTCAGTCGCAATTCGGACAACACGACCAAACCCTGAAGCTGATCCGGAGGTGATAGACTGTTCACAATCCGGTCATTGGACATCCAGTGACCGGATTTTTCATTATCTTACAGAAAAGAACTTGCAATGGACATTGTATATTTCATCCAGGCAGTATGGAAACGTAAATGGCTGATTCTCACTATATTTCTTGTGGCGGTTCTGGCTGCCTATTTCTTTACCCTGCAAGAAAAAAAGAAATACTTTTCAAAGGCAGAAATTGCTACCGGGTTTACCATGAACGACCAGGTGGGCCTGGGCAATGATCAGGGATTTGACATTTATACGATCAACCTGAAATTTGACAATATTGTCAAAACATTCACTTCACCACAGGTTATCAGCCTCCTATCTTATAGTTTAATCCTTCACGACCTGAATCAATCACAGGAATCATTCCGTGTACCCAATGAAGATGAACTTCGTCAAATTTTTAATAAAGTACCAAGAAAAGATGCCATTCGGATTTTTTCTCAAAAACTTCAACAAATGAGAATGCTATCATCCTATGATAGCACCGAGAGAAATCTGATTGAATTATTAAAACTATATCAATACGACGAGGAATCTTTGTTAAAAGAGGTCAATGTGTACAGATTGGGACAAACAGATTACATCGACATCGACTGTACAACAGAAAGCCCATTGCTTTCTGCTTTTATTGCCAACAGCCTTTGTAGAGAGTTTAATCGATTCTATAACAGTTATCTTGTGCAACGATCAGCAGAGAATATACAACTACTGGACACATTGCTAGCACAAAAAAAGGCATTCCTTGATTCACAACAAAACCGTTTAAATCAGGTGTTACGTGGAGGCGATGCAGCAGTTGAGGACGCTAACATTTCGTTGATTCAAGGCTATCAAACTAAACTTCAGCAAAAACAAAGCGATTTAAACAATGCACAGATTGCCTTAAAGGAGGTCGATAGGCAGATTGGACAATATGATCAATTACAAAAAACAATATTTGAAAACAACACATCGATTATCCAACTCAACAAGCAAATAAGTGACCTTCAAGCACAATATGACAATAATCCAACACCCGATCTAGCTAACAGGATTGCAACATTACGAAAACAACTACAAGATAAACTCACACAAAATGCACAGAATTCACTCAGTGATCTGCCACCAAAAGCAACATTAATTCAAAAAAAATCGGACTTACAGGTTGAAATTCAATCTGATGAAGCAGATATACAAAGCCTGCAAAATTCCATTCGTACACTCTCATCAAACATCCGATCATCAGCCAGCAGAAGTATTATTATCGATGCACTACAGAAAGAAATAGATCGTGCGCGGGCAGATTATTTAAACGCGCAGGAAAAATACAATAATGCATTAAACCAATCATCACAGGATGCAGGATTTAAACAGATACTTATAGCCCAGCCGGCAGTAGACCCTTTACCATCACATCGTTTTATCATCATGGGACTATCTGGTATAACAGCTGTTTTGTTGGGTATATTTGTGATTGTTTTCCTCGAATATATTGATTTATCCATTAAAACACCATCATTCTTTACCAAACAAACAGGCTTAACCATTTTAAGCCCTGTAAATAAAGTAAATTTAAAAAAATATAAAATATGGGATCTCCTTGCACAAGCATCACCTAAAGCAGAGAAACGACAAAACACTATTCGAGAGTTAATAAGAAAAATAAGGCATCAAATAGAAAAGTCAGGAAACAGAATTATTTTATTCACCAGCACAGAAGCAGGGCAAGGAAAAACTACGCTGATTCAGGCATTAGCCTATAGCTTCAGCCTTAGTAGGAAAAAAGTATTAATGATTGACACAAATTTTTGTAATAATGACTTAACGATTTTAACAGAAGCCAAACCTACATTAGAAGATTTCTCCACAAAGAACATTAGAATTACACATGAAGAGTTAGAAAAAATCATTACACATACCTCTATACCACTTGTCGATGTAATAGGATGTGAAGGGGGGGATTATACCCCTGCAGAGATTCTACCGAAAGGAAATGTGTTGGAGCATTTAAGAGATTTTCTGGACTGGTATGATTACATATTTTTGGAGGCTGCCCCTATGAATGAATACACAGATACAAAAGAGATGGTGGATTATGTAGACGGTATTATTGCT
It includes:
- a CDS encoding AAA family ATPase, producing MDIVYFIQAVWKRKWLILTIFLVAVLAAYFFTLQEKKKYFSKAEIATGFTMNDQVGLGNDQGFDIYTINLKFDNIVKTFTSPQVISLLSYSLILHDLNQSQESFRVPNEDELRQIFNKVPRKDAIRIFSQKLQQMRMLSSYDSTERNLIELLKLYQYDEESLLKEVNVYRLGQTDYIDIDCTTESPLLSAFIANSLCREFNRFYNSYLVQRSAENIQLLDTLLAQKKAFLDSQQNRLNQVLRGGDAAVEDANISLIQGYQTKLQQKQSDLNNAQIALKEVDRQIGQYDQLQKTIFENNTSIIQLNKQISDLQAQYDNNPTPDLANRIATLRKQLQDKLTQNAQNSLSDLPPKATLIQKKSDLQVEIQSDEADIQSLQNSIRTLSSNIRSSASRSIIIDALQKEIDRARADYLNAQEKYNNALNQSSQDAGFKQILIAQPAVDPLPSHRFIIMGLSGITAVLLGIFVIVFLEYIDLSIKTPSFFTKQTGLTILSPVNKVNLKKYKIWDLLAQASPKAEKRQNTIRELIRKIRHQIEKSGNRIILFTSTEAGQGKTTLIQALAYSFSLSRKKVLMIDTNFCNNDLTILTEAKPTLEDFSTKNIRITHEELEKIITHTSIPLVDVIGCEGGDYTPAEILPKGNVLEHLRDFLDWYDYIFLEAAPMNEYTDTKEMVDYVDGIIAVFSSETVIRQNDQEGINYLKSLNGKFNGAILNKVEFENIDR